In Limisphaerales bacterium, the DNA window TCGCCGGCGGCACGGGCTTCATCGGCACCAACCTTGCGCGGCATTTGTGCGATCTCGGCTGCGAGGTGGTGCTGCTCTCCCGGCACATTCCTGAAAAGCGCGGCGCGTGGCAACACGCCGTATGGGATGGCCGCACGGTCGGCGATTGGGCGCATCATCTCGAGGGCGCTGCAGCGATTGTAAACCTCGCCGGGCGCACGGTGGATTGCATCAAGACGCCCGATCATTGCGACGAAATTCTTCGCTCGCGGGTGGAAGCTACGCTCGTATTGGGCAAAGCGGTGCGCGGCTTAAAAATGCCGCCGCTGGTTTGGGTGCAAATGGCCACGGCGCATATTTATGGTGACCCGCCCGAGACGGTGTGTGATGAGGATTCCACCTTCGGTTTGGGCCTCGCGCCCAACGTGGGCAAAGCGTGGGAGGCGGCCTTTGCCGAAGCGGTGTTGCCCGAAATGCGGCAGGTGATTTTGCGAACCAGTTTTGTACTCGGCTCCAATGGCGGCGCGTTTCCCAAAATGCGAATGATCGCGCGCTGCGGTTTGGGCGGACGCGTGAGGCACGGACGGCAGGGTATTAGTTGGCTGCATATCGATGATATGACGCGCCTCATCGTCCGCGCCATTGTCAATGATTCGATGCGCGGCGCGTACATTGCCACCGCGCCCAAACCGGTTTCGCAGGCTGAGTTTATGCGCGAACTGCGGCGCGGCATCGGAATACCCATCGGCTTGCCGGCCACGGAGTTGATGGTCCGCTTCGGCGCGCATTGGTTGCTGCGGACGGATCCGGAGTTGGTGTTGTACGGCCGCTATTGTGTATCGCGGAGGTTGAAAGAGGAGGGTTATGAGTTTGCGTTTGAAAACATCAAAGACGCGATGAATGATTTATGCCGGTAGGGATGCGCTGCGCGTGTCCCTGCCATCAAAGCTTGGCGAATGTCATTTGTTCCTTTAAAGCATCAGCGGCGTGGCGGAGAAACTAAAAGCAGAGCAAGGCATCAATTACATCAAGCTGTTGATTTGTTTTTTGGTGGGCTTGAATCTTTGGTGGTTCGGGCCGCCCACGGGGTTGTCGGTTGAAGGTTGGCGGGTGTTCGCGGTTTTCTTTGCCACGATTCTGAGCTTCATTTTGAGGCCAATTCCAATGGGGCCGGCGGTGCTCATTGCGGTTGTCACCCTCGCGGCGACGCAAACGCTCGGCGAATCGTCCAAAGAATCGTTTGCCGCCGCGCTCAGCGGTTATGGCAACACCACGGTGTGGTTGGTGGTCGCGGCATTTTTTATTGCCGGCGCGATGATTCGCACGGGGCTCGGGCGGCGGATTGCGTTGGGGTGCGTGGTGAAGTTTGGTAAAACCACATTGGGGCTCGGCTACGCGACGGCATTGGCGGAATTGATTTTGGGGCCGGCGATTCCCTCGAACACCGCGCGCGGTGGCGGCGTGATGGCGCCGATTGTAAATTCCCTTTCCCGCGCGTTGGGCTCCACCCCGGAAAATCAGCCGCGGCTTGCGGGCGAATATCTGATGCTCAATGGCGCACACGTGAACCTGATCACAGCGGCAATGTTCCTCACAGGAATGGCGGCAAACGGTTTGGTGAGCGCGGCGGCTTCGGGCGAAGGCATTGAGTTCGGCTGGATGACGTGGCTCAAGGGCAGCATTGTGCCCGGGCTCGCGTGTCTACTATTGATGCCGTGGTTTTTGCATAAACTGCTCGCGCCAAAAATGCAGGACGCCAGCGCGGCACGCGACAGTGCTCGTGATCAGTTGCGCGCGATGGGCGCTTGGTCGCGTGACGAGAAAATTATGCTCGGCGTGTTTGTGTTGTTGCTGGCGTTGTGGGCCACGAGCAAATGGTTGCACGGAATGCACACGGGCGTGGTGGCATTGATTGGCGTTTTGATTTTGCTGCTGAGCGGCGCGGAAAAGTGGGAGGATATCACGGGCAACCGCGAGGCGTGGGATGCTTTTGTGTGGCTGGGCGGAATGGTTTCGATGGCGGGAGCACTGAAGGCGACGGGATTCATCGCGTGGTTTGCGAGCGCGATGCAGGGCAACATCGAAGCGGCGGGGATGGGAATGCTGGCCACGGCGGTGGTGTTGGCGTTGGTTTACTTTTACTCGATGTACGGCTTCTCGATGTTGACCGGTCACATTACGGCGATGGTGGCGGCGTTCCTCGCCGTGGCGCTGGGGTTGGGCGTGCCGGGGATGTTGATGGTGGCGTTGCTCGCGTATTTCTCAAACCTGTGCGGTTGTCTTACCAATTATTCCACAGGACCGGTGGTGATTTATTCCGGGTTCGGCTACGTGCCGGTGGGGCGATGGTTTAAAGTGGGGCTGATGGTTTCGATTTTCCACCTCGTCGTGTGGCTCGGCGTCGGGTTGCCGTATTGGAAGTGGTTGGGGTGGTGGTAAACGAAATTACTTGGCCGTGACGATCGTGTAATTCCGTTTGCCTTTTCGCAGCAACAAATGTTTGCCGAAGAGGAGGGCGTCGGTTGTGATGCGGTGTTGGGGGTCGGATTGGCGTTGGTTGTTTAAATTTAATCCTCCCCCTTGAAGGTCTTTGCGGGCCTGGCCGTTGGAGGGACAGAGGCCGGCGGTGACGTATAGCTCGAGGATGGGAAGACCTTCAGCTTCGAGCTTGGTTTTTTCGATTTCGACGGTGGGGATCTCGCCGACGATTTCGTTAAAGGTGTTTTCGGTGATGCCTTCGAGGCCGCCGCCAAATAGGATTTTGCTGGCTTGTTGGGCTTCGGCGGTGGCGGCTTCGCCGTGGATGAGATTGGTCATCGCGATTGCCAATGCAGTGTGGGCGGCCCGGGCGCTGGGGTTTTCTTCGTGCTGTTTTTCGAGCGCTTCGATTTCTTCTTTGGGGAGGAAGGTGAAATATTTTAAGTAGCGGACTGCGTCGCGGTCGTCGGTGCGGACCCAGAATTGGAAGAATTTGTAAACACTGGTGCGGGCGGGATCGAGCCACACGGCCCCGGCTTCGGACTTGCCGAACTTGGAGCCGTCGGCGTTGGTGATGAGCGGGAGTGTGAGGCCGAAAACAGTTTCGGAAAGTTTACGGCGGGTGAGGTCGATGCCGGCGGTGATGTTGCCCCATTGATCGCTGCCGCCGATTTGGAGGTCACAGTCGTGCGCTTTTTTGAGATGATAAAAATCGAATGCCTGCAAAAGCATATACGAAAATTCGGTGTAACTGATGCCGACCTCGCGGTCTTCCATTCGAGCGCGGACGCTTTCTTTGGCGACCATTGTGTTGACGGTGAAATGCTTGCCGATGTCGCGCAGGAAATCGAGCAGCGTGACGGCGCGCGTCCAGTCGGCGTTGTCGAGCAGTTGGGCGGGGTTTTGGGTGGACTCAAAATCAAGCAGCTTGGTGAGTTGCGTTTTTACTGTGGCGATGTTGGCGGCGAGCAATTCGGGCGTGAGCAAATTGCGTTCGGCGGATTTGCCGCTGGGATCGCCGATGGCACCGGTGGCGCCGCCGGCGAGGGCGATGGGGATGTGGCCGAGGTTTTGAAAACGGCGCAGTGCGATCAACGGCACGAGGTTTCCCACATGCAAGCTGTCTGCGGTGGGATCGAACCCGCAATAGAGCACGGTGGGTCCTTTGCCGAGCCGCTCGGTCAGCGATTCGGTGTCGGTACAGTCGTTAATCAACCCGCGCCACTGCAGTTCTTCGAGAATGCTCATGCGGCGCGCATTAACGCCGAGCGACGCGGCGGGGACAAGGGGAATTTTTTGAGTAGTCAGAAGATTGGAGTTAGGAATTAAAAATCCGTGTACTCCAGTTCTTCTTCGTGCTCGGTTTCTTCTTCTTCGTCCTCGTAGAGGAACTCCAGTGAGTCGGCGTTGTCGGTGTCATCGTCTTCCTCCCAGAGCGTGGCTTGGTGCGCGGCGATGATGTTGGCGAGGGCCATAAATTCCTCGCGTGGGAGGTCTTTGATGGCTACTTCGATTTCTTTTACGGTTTTCATTTCTTTTTCGGTTGTATCAAATTCAGGAGGTGTTGCATGGAGACGGTGTTTTTGAAAACCATTTGCAGGTTGTCTTTCACGCCATTTTTCACGCTGTAATAAGTGCTTTGGGTGTTGTTCACGCTTCCGATGACGGCGCCGTATTCGTTGAACACGGGCGCGCCGCTGGAGCCTTTGGCGAAATCGGCGGTGATGGAAAACATTTGGCGGCGGCCGCCGTTGCGGGTGTTATCCAGAAATTTGCGTGAAATGATACCTTCGCTGAGCACGTAAAAGTGACGGTCAGGATGGCTGAAGACGCGTACCTTTGCGCCGAGCGGGGCCTCGGTGGAGACGGGTAGGGCGGTGAAGCCTTTGCCTTTGGCGCGAAGGATTGCGATGTCGGCGGTTTTGTCGGCGGCGAGCACTTCGACTACGGGCGCGATGCGACCGTCGCCGGTCATAATAACGAGGATGTCGTTGTCCTTGTTATCGACCACGTGGTAGCTGGTGCAAAACACGCCATCTTTGGTGAGCATAAATCCGCTGGCGGCGCCGCTGTGCCAGTTGGGGCAGCGTTTGCATTTAAACAGCCCCGAAACCACGAGCACCCCATTGCGGGTGCGTTCGGCGGTTTCGGCGGCGGTGAGGCGTTGCTTGCCGGTGGGGATGAGTTGGAGGTCGCACTTTTTGCGATCCAATGCATTGAGTTGTTTGAGCAATTCGGCGGACTTGACGGCGCCGTCTTTGGCATCGCGCAGCTCGATAGTTTTGAGGTTGATTTCCGAGAGTAACTTGCGGTCGTCAATGATGCCGCCGGGCAGGAAGCCGCCTTTCACACGGAGGTCGGCGGCGTTCAAGTTACCGGCGATAATTAAAAAGGCGGTTCCCAGGAGCAGGCTTGTCTTCATTGGCTTGTCTTTTTGGGTGTGTTGTTTGCAACAAAAAAGGCGGGCTTTGCGGCCCGCCATTTTTGGTTGATGACGGGTGATTTACTCGGCGGCCTTTTCTTCCGGCTCGGCCTCGGCTGCGGACTCCTCTTCAGGAGCTTCATCGGCGGGCCTGAGCTCGGCAGCGTCGAAGGCGTGTTCGAGGGCTACGAGATCTTCGCCGGGCTTGAGTTGGTCAAGTTGCTCGGCTTCGCGCTTGATCTGTTCTTCGTCGTACTCGGCGGCTTTGATGGAAAGGCCGATGCGCCGGTCGCTTTTGTCAATTTTAATAACGCGCGCGGTGACTTCCTGGCCGACGTCGAGGGCGTCTTTGATTTTTTCCACGCGTTCTTCGCTGATTTGCGAAATGTGCACGAGACCGTCCATTTCATTTTCCAGCCCCACAAACGCACCGAAGCTGGCGAGCTTGGAGACTTTGCCAGTGACGAGATCGCCTACTTTATAAACTGAATCGATTTGATCCCACGGATCGTCGGCCAGTTGTTTGATGCCGATTGAGATGCGTTGGTTTTCGCGATCCACTTCGAGCACGCGGGCTTCGATGTCGTCGCCTTTCTTGAGCAGCTCGGAGGGGTGATTGATTTTGCGGGTCCAGGAAAGATCGCTCACGTGGATCATTCCGTCGAGGCCTTCCTCGAGTTCCACAAACGCGCCGTAGCTGGTGAGGTTGCGTACCTTGCCCTTCACGGTGGTCCCGGGGCCGTACTTGTCGCCGGCGGCATCCCACGGATTGTCGTCGAGTTGGCGTACGCCCAGACTGATTTTCTGCTCGTCTTTATTGACGCCCAGCACCATCGCCTCGATCTCCTGGCCTTTTTCCAATACCTCGGAAGGTTTGGTGTGTTTTTTGGTCCACGAAAGTTCGGTGACGTGCACCAAGCCTTCCACACCTGGCTCGAGTTCCACGAAGGCTCCGTAAGATACAAGGTTTACGACCTTGCCCTTGATGGTGCTCTTCACCGGATATTTGCTCTCGATCAGTTCCCACGGGTTTTGGGATTTCTGCTTGAGGCCGAGGGAGACACGC includes these proteins:
- a CDS encoding TIGR01777 family protein, with protein sequence MTSETKTPNGKVVIAGGTGFIGTNLARHLCDLGCEVVLLSRHIPEKRGAWQHAVWDGRTVGDWAHHLEGAAAIVNLAGRTVDCIKTPDHCDEILRSRVEATLVLGKAVRGLKMPPLVWVQMATAHIYGDPPETVCDEDSTFGLGLAPNVGKAWEAAFAEAVLPEMRQVILRTSFVLGSNGGAFPKMRMIARCGLGGRVRHGRQGISWLHIDDMTRLIVRAIVNDSMRGAYIATAPKPVSQAEFMRELRRGIGIPIGLPATELMVRFGAHWLLRTDPELVLYGRYCVSRRLKEEGYEFAFENIKDAMNDLCR
- a CDS encoding DASS family sodium-coupled anion symporter produces the protein MAEKLKAEQGINYIKLLICFLVGLNLWWFGPPTGLSVEGWRVFAVFFATILSFILRPIPMGPAVLIAVVTLAATQTLGESSKESFAAALSGYGNTTVWLVVAAFFIAGAMIRTGLGRRIALGCVVKFGKTTLGLGYATALAELILGPAIPSNTARGGGVMAPIVNSLSRALGSTPENQPRLAGEYLMLNGAHVNLITAAMFLTGMAANGLVSAAASGEGIEFGWMTWLKGSIVPGLACLLLMPWFLHKLLAPKMQDASAARDSARDQLRAMGAWSRDEKIMLGVFVLLLALWATSKWLHGMHTGVVALIGVLILLLSGAEKWEDITGNREAWDAFVWLGGMVSMAGALKATGFIAWFASAMQGNIEAAGMGMLATAVVLALVYFYSMYGFSMLTGHITAMVAAFLAVALGLGVPGMLMVALLAYFSNLCGCLTNYSTGPVVIYSGFGYVPVGRWFKVGLMVSIFHLVVWLGVGLPYWKWLGWW
- a CDS encoding tyrosine--tRNA ligase, coding for MSILEELQWRGLINDCTDTESLTERLGKGPTVLYCGFDPTADSLHVGNLVPLIALRRFQNLGHIPIALAGGATGAIGDPSGKSAERNLLTPELLAANIATVKTQLTKLLDFESTQNPAQLLDNADWTRAVTLLDFLRDIGKHFTVNTMVAKESVRARMEDREVGISYTEFSYMLLQAFDFYHLKKAHDCDLQIGGSDQWGNITAGIDLTRRKLSETVFGLTLPLITNADGSKFGKSEAGAVWLDPARTSVYKFFQFWVRTDDRDAVRYLKYFTFLPKEEIEALEKQHEENPSARAAHTALAIAMTNLIHGEAATAEAQQASKILFGGGLEGITENTFNEIVGEIPTVEIEKTKLEAEGLPILELYVTAGLCPSNGQARKDLQGGGLNLNNQRQSDPQHRITTDALLFGKHLLLRKGKRNYTIVTAK
- a CDS encoding trypsin-like peptidase domain-containing protein, which codes for MKTSLLLGTAFLIIAGNLNAADLRVKGGFLPGGIIDDRKLLSEINLKTIELRDAKDGAVKSAELLKQLNALDRKKCDLQLIPTGKQRLTAAETAERTRNGVLVVSGLFKCKRCPNWHSGAASGFMLTKDGVFCTSYHVVDNKDNDILVIMTGDGRIAPVVEVLAADKTADIAILRAKGKGFTALPVSTEAPLGAKVRVFSHPDRHFYVLSEGIISRKFLDNTRNGGRRQMFSITADFAKGSSGAPVFNEYGAVIGSVNNTQSTYYSVKNGVKDNLQMVFKNTVSMQHLLNLIQPKKK
- the rpsA gene encoding 30S ribosomal protein S1, translating into MLTMEEAMKQSTMSFAEGEIIEGEVIEIRSKEVLVNINFKSEGSVSLNEFDEDNQPSVGDKIEVLIEVLENRDGMVELSHERAEFKKNWDKINSICEEGGVITGRIKEIVKGGLIVNIGVEAFLPSSQVDIVPPKDLKVLVGQKHEFKIVKLNMERQNIVLSRRELIEEERSAKRAEMLGHMTPGDVRKGVVKNITDFGAFIDLDGLDGLLHITDMSWGRINHPSEMVTVGEELDVVVLDINKDKERVSLGLKQKSQNPWELIESKYPVKSTIKGKVVNLVSYGAFVELEPGVEGLVHVTELSWTKKHTKPSEVLEKGQEIEAMVLGVNKDEQKISLGVRQLDDNPWDAAGDKYGPGTTVKGKVRNLTSYGAFVELEEGLDGMIHVSDLSWTRKINHPSELLKKGDDIEARVLEVDRENQRISIGIKQLADDPWDQIDSVYKVGDLVTGKVSKLASFGAFVGLENEMDGLVHISQISEERVEKIKDALDVGQEVTARVIKIDKSDRRIGLSIKAAEYDEEQIKREAEQLDQLKPGEDLVALEHAFDAAELRPADEAPEEESAAEAEPEEKAAE